Below is a window of Agrobacterium vitis DNA.
GTCGGCTCCAGCTACGGCGATTCGGCCAATACCGTGAAGGTCGATGCCTATACGGTGGTCGATGCGATGGCGAGCTACAAGGTGACCGAAAACGTCACCTTCGCCATCAATGCCAAGAACCTGTTCGACAAGAAATACGTCACCACCACCTATTACGGCAGCTCCTACTACGGCGACCGCCGTACAGTGCTGGGGACGCTTAAATATACCTGGTAACGGGTACGCGGTCATCAGAATGCAAATCAACGGAACCGGGGGCTTCGAAAGAAGTCGCCGGTTTTTTGCGCCTGCCGCAAGGCTGATTAGCCATTGGACCGAAAACTAAGGTTCGATTTGAAATTACAGCGCCGTGCGCCATATATGGCGCACGGCGCTGTAATTGGCTTCGCCCCCCTCATCCCCCTGCCGGGGACTTCTCCCCGCAGGGGAGAAAAGGCCAACACGACAGCACTGAGCCTCATCCTAAGGCTGCTGGCAAAGGGGTTTATCGGCTTTTGCCGCGCATATAATACCAAGGCCCGAAGATGCTGACGCATCCTCACCTGATAACATTTTCGAATATCTCAAATGCATCAAAGGCTTGAGATATTCGAAACAGGCATACCAACGGTCATTTTCAATGACTCTTGATATAAGGCACAAGAGGATGCCGCAGGTCTCTTCTCCCCATCGGGGAGAAGGTCCCGGCAGGGGGATGAGGGGGTACGCGGCATATAAAAACGTTTGAGTCGTGTACTGTGAATGCGTATTTTCACCTCGATACTCTATTGCTCGTTCTGCGGCAAACCGTCAGCGATATCGTAATAGTCACCCTTGTCGGCAACGAAGATATGCATTTTGAGCCGCGTCTGCGTGGGTCCACCGAATGCACCCATGGCAACGGCAATCCAATCTCGGTGAAGTGGATCGAAGAACAGCGACCTTCCGCAGACTGAGCAGAAGCCGCGCCTTACCTTTCGGAGGACCGATACCAGCTGATAGTCTCGCTGCCATCGATCTCGATTTTGTTCTTTAAAACATCGATCGACGCAAAATAATTACCAGAATGCTTGCGGCATTTGGAACAATAGTCAGCATCAGGGGGGCAAGCATCGGGCGGCGGTAAATCAACGTTCACCTGAAAGCGAACAGCGCCGCAAGGATATGATCCCTTGTGCATGTGTCTCTCCGTTCCCCGTCATCATCGCAATGAGAAAGTAATGCCTTGAAACGCGAGAGCAGGAAAGTCCTTCATGCCCTCCGGCGCATCAGCAGGATCAGCACCGGCGCGCCGATCAGCGCGGAGACCAGGCCAGCGGCGATTTCGTAAGGGTGAACCAATGTCCGGCCAATCCAGTCGGCCATCATCATCAGCACGCCACCGATCAGCACCGCGCCGTTCAGTTGCGGTCCGGCACGCAGCAATCCGGCCTCGCGGGCCAGATGCGGCGCCATCAGGCCGACGAAACTCAAGGGGCCAACCGTCAGGGTAGCCGCGCCGCTCAAGGCACCTGCCAACAGCAGCAGCAACAGCCGGGCCGATGCGAGCGGCACGCCGAGTGCGCCCGCAGCGGAGGGGCCCAGCGGCAGCAGATCTAGCCAGCGGCGCAGCAGGGCGACAATCACCACCAGAGCCACGGCGATGATCGTCACCGTGATGGCACTCGTCATCGTGACATTATAGGTCGAGCCGCTCATCCAGCGCATCAGGAAGGTGGCGCGGGGATCGCCGCTCGCCGCCAGCACACCGACCACGGCATCGACCATGGCGCTGAGCGCAATACCTGCCAGCAGCACCCGCTCCGGCGCAAAACCAGCCCGAGCGGCAAACAGGAAAATCACCGCCAGCACGGTCAGCGAGCCCGCCGCGGCAAAACCGAGTTGCATGCCAAGACTTGGCGCCGCCAGAAAGAATACCGCTACCGTGACCCCGAAGGTTGCTCCGGCGCTGATGCCCAGCACTTCCGGGCTGGCCATTTCATTGCCGGTCAGCCGTTGCAGGATCAGCCCGGCCACTGCCAGCATGGCGCCAGAGGCAAAGGCAGCCAGCACGCGAGGAAAGCGCACAGGCAGAATTTCGCCGTAGAGCGAGGGGGACAGAAAAGCCCAATCGCCGACGGTACTGCGCCCGAACAGCAGCGCCATGGCAATCAGCATCACACCACCGATCAGCACGACGATCAGGACCGTCCGCGTCGAGGCGAAGTGCCGAGGCTTCGGCACCCGCTCGACCATGATCCGATGCCGGGTTTTCAACAGTGGCAGCAGCACCAGCAGCAGCGGCGAACCGAACAAGGCGGTGACGGCCCCGGTCGGCAGCATATCGCTGAATTGATCGGCAAGCAGCAGCAATGCACTATCGGCAAAGAACAGCAAGGCCGCGCCGATCAATGTGGACCAGACCAAAAGGGCGCCGGAGCGCCGCGCGCCGGTCAGCCGGGCAAGCGTTGGCGCAACGAGACCGATAAAGCCGATGACCCCGACCGCGCTGGTGACGAAGGCCGCCAGCAGCACGGCAAGCGCGATAGCCGCCGCCCTCAGATGACCAGTCTTGACGCCGAGCGCCGTTGCTCCCGCCTCGCCCAGTTCCACCAGCGCCAGCGGCCGCAGCAGCAGCGCGGCGGCGACGGCCACCAGCCCGACCTTGGGCAGAAGCGCGAGCGGCAAGGCCCAGCTTTGCTGGGCCAGCGATCCCGCCCCCCAGATGAACAGGGAGACCAGATAGCGCTCATTGAGCAGCACCAGCACGCTCGACAACGCCCCGCACCACAGGCTGACCACCAGCCCGGACATAACCAGCGAAAACGGTGAAAATCCGCGCCTCAGCCCCATCAGCAGCACGAGGCCCGCAGCAATAGCGCTTCCGGCCAGCGCCACCATGTCACGGCCAAACCCCAGCAGGCCCGGCGACAGCAACAGCGCCAGGACGATGGCGAGATTCGCCCCGGCTGAAACCCCAAGCGTGGTTGGCGAGGCCAGCGGATTGCGCAGCACCTGCTGGAACAGCGCGCCCGACAAGGATAGTGCGCCCCCGCAAATCAACGCCATCGCCATGCGCGGCAGGGTGGCGTTGTAAAGCACGGCATAATCGATGTCGTAACCCGCACTTTCAGGACGCGCCAGTACCGGCGCAATGCCGTGCCAGGCCATCAGGCCGCCAAGACCGGCGAGCAGCAGGGTGACGAGGAGCGGACCTAGATAGGACGGTCTGGAAGAGAACGGAATATTCATGCTTGACTGTCCAGGTAATCGGTTAGCAGGCGAGCGAAGCGCATGGCTTCGACCACCATCCCGAACATCAGGGTCGAGGGCAGGACGGCGAAGCGCTCCGGCTTTGCCATCGGCAAGGCCTGCCAGAGCGGGCTTTTCGCCAAGGTCGGCATGACATCGGCGGGAACAGGCTCGAAAGCGATCAGCCGGGCGCGCGGATCGGTGATTGTCGCCAGGGTCTCGATGCCGATCAGCTCGAAACCCCAGTAATTGCCGGGCTTTGTCCAGGCATTTGTGAGGCCGAGCCGCTGGAGAACATCGTGATAAAGACCAGGCGCCGTATAGACCCGCACATGGCGGGCATCCATGAAATTGACCAGCGCCACCGGCGGTGCATTCAGCCGGGCAAGGCGGGCGCGGCAGGCATCGAAAAACGCATCGGCCTCGGCGAGAAAGGCCTCGGCCCTCGCCTCCAGCCGCATCACCTTGCCGAGATCCCGCGTCGCACTGTAAGAGGCCGTCAGGATATCGGTGGTGTCAGGCGCATAGACGCTGGCGCGAAACAGCGGTGCCAAGGCTTCCAGCCGCGGGTTCAGCGGGTCGTTAAAGGCTGTAGACAGGATCAGGTCGGGCTTCAGGGCGATCAGCAATTCGAAATTGACCTCCCAGGACGAGCCGAGATCGATCACGCCGTCAGGCATGCGCGGTTCTTCCACCCATTTGTCCCAATCGGCCAGAGATGCGACCGCCAGTGGCTTGCCCCCGAAAGCCAGCAGCGTCGAGGCAAGGCCGTAATCCAGGCAGACAACCCGGGCAGGCGTAGCACTCTCAGCCCGGGCAGCAGACGCCATGAACAGGCTCACACCTCCGGCCAAAAGATGGCGGCGGCTGAGCGGCAGGAAAGGATCAGCAGACATAGGCGAGCGGGATCTCCAAACCTGGATGGCGGGTGACGTCCATATCAACGCCGTAAATGGCGTTCAGCGTCTCGCGGGTCATCAGGGCCGTGGGTGAGCCCTCGGCAATCAACTGCCCGGCCTTCAGCGCATAGAGCCGGTCGCAGAAACGGCTGGCCATGTTGATGTC
It encodes the following:
- the fhuB gene encoding Fe(3+)-hydroxamate ABC transporter permease FhuB, translated to MNIPFSSRPSYLGPLLVTLLLAGLGGLMAWHGIAPVLARPESAGYDIDYAVLYNATLPRMAMALICGGALSLSGALFQQVLRNPLASPTTLGVSAGANLAIVLALLLSPGLLGFGRDMVALAGSAIAAGLVLLMGLRRGFSPFSLVMSGLVVSLWCGALSSVLVLLNERYLVSLFIWGAGSLAQQSWALPLALLPKVGLVAVAAALLLRPLALVELGEAGATALGVKTGHLRAAAIALAVLLAAFVTSAVGVIGFIGLVAPTLARLTGARRSGALLVWSTLIGAALLFFADSALLLLADQFSDMLPTGAVTALFGSPLLLVLLPLLKTRHRIMVERVPKPRHFASTRTVLIVVLIGGVMLIAMALLFGRSTVGDWAFLSPSLYGEILPVRFPRVLAAFASGAMLAVAGLILQRLTGNEMASPEVLGISAGATFGVTVAVFFLAAPSLGMQLGFAAAGSLTVLAVIFLFAARAGFAPERVLLAGIALSAMVDAVVGVLAASGDPRATFLMRWMSGSTYNVTMTSAITVTIIAVALVVIVALLRRWLDLLPLGPSAAGALGVPLASARLLLLLLAGALSGAATLTVGPLSFVGLMAPHLAREAGLLRAGPQLNGAVLIGGVLMMMADWIGRTLVHPYEIAAGLVSALIGAPVLILLMRRRA
- a CDS encoding ABC transporter substrate-binding protein is translated as MPLSRRHLLAGGVSLFMASAARAESATPARVVCLDYGLASTLLAFGGKPLAVASLADWDKWVEEPRMPDGVIDLGSSWEVNFELLIALKPDLILSTAFNDPLNPRLEALAPLFRASVYAPDTTDILTASYSATRDLGKVMRLEARAEAFLAEADAFFDACRARLARLNAPPVALVNFMDARHVRVYTAPGLYHDVLQRLGLTNAWTKPGNYWGFELIGIETLATITDPRARLIAFEPVPADVMPTLAKSPLWQALPMAKPERFAVLPSTLMFGMVVEAMRFARLLTDYLDSQA